The Argentina anserina chromosome 3, drPotAnse1.1, whole genome shotgun sequence genome includes a region encoding these proteins:
- the LOC126786867 gene encoding ubiquitin C-terminal hydrolase 13-like isoform X3: MMDFWAVGRWNTLSPEDIITVTFVWRIYNFSSCSGKKYSQAFYTDDYRWRILLYLKGHYVQHMSAYLEAIGSSNLATGWSRLARFKLTVVNQLDNRRSIAKG; this comes from the exons ATGATGGATTTTTGGGCTGTTGGTAGATGGAACACTCTGTCCCCGGAGGACATCATAACGGTGACCTTCGTGTGGAGAATTTACAACTTCTCCAGCTGCAGTGGAAAGAAGTATTCACAGGCTTTCTATACTGATGATTATAGATg GCGAATTCTGTTATATCTTAAGGGACACTATGTGCAGCACATGTCAGCCTACTTAGAAGCGATTGGCAGTTCAAACCTGGCAACCGGGTGGTCTAGACTTGCTCGATTTAAGCTGACTGTGGTCAATCAATTAGACAACAGAAGATCGATAGCAAAAG GATGA
- the LOC126786867 gene encoding ubiquitin C-terminal hydrolase 13-like isoform X2: MEAAMERWNTLSPEDIITVTFVWRIYNFSSCSGKKYSQAFYTDDYRWRILLYLKGHYVQHMSAYLEAIGSSNLATGWSRLARFKLTVVNQLDNRRSIAKGLELLSVRSPGRVWN; encoded by the exons ATGGAGGCCGCAATGGAAAG ATGGAACACTCTGTCCCCGGAGGACATCATAACGGTGACCTTCGTGTGGAGAATTTACAACTTCTCCAGCTGCAGTGGAAAGAAGTATTCACAGGCTTTCTATACTGATGATTATAGATg GCGAATTCTGTTATATCTTAAGGGACACTATGTGCAGCACATGTCAGCCTACTTAGAAGCGATTGGCAGTTCAAACCTGGCAACCGGGTGGTCTAGACTTGCTCGATTTAAGCTGACTGTGGTCAATCAATTAGACAACAGAAGATCGATAGCAAAAG gATTGGAATTGTTATCAGTGAGGTCGCCAGGTCGGGTGTGGAATTGA
- the LOC126786867 gene encoding ubiquitin C-terminal hydrolase 13-like isoform X1, whose amino-acid sequence MMDFWAVGRWNTLSPEDIITVTFVWRIYNFSSCSGKKYSQAFYTDDYRWRILLYLKGHYVQHMSAYLEAIGSSNLATGWSRLARFKLTVVNQLDNRRSIAKGLELLSVRSPGRVWN is encoded by the exons ATGATGGATTTTTGGGCTGTTGGTAGATGGAACACTCTGTCCCCGGAGGACATCATAACGGTGACCTTCGTGTGGAGAATTTACAACTTCTCCAGCTGCAGTGGAAAGAAGTATTCACAGGCTTTCTATACTGATGATTATAGATg GCGAATTCTGTTATATCTTAAGGGACACTATGTGCAGCACATGTCAGCCTACTTAGAAGCGATTGGCAGTTCAAACCTGGCAACCGGGTGGTCTAGACTTGCTCGATTTAAGCTGACTGTGGTCAATCAATTAGACAACAGAAGATCGATAGCAAAAG gATTGGAATTGTTATCAGTGAGGTCGCCAGGTCGGGTGTGGAATTGA